ATGGGGTAAGCTTCTGCGAGCAGCGTTCGTTCATCCCTTTGTAAAGCGTCGATGGTCGGAATTTCATCCAGGAGAGGATCACACCATCCCTATTGGAGTCATCCCTCTGCACGCTCCCATTCACCTCCCAGAATCCAGTCTTCTACAGCTTGTACCCGATCTTGCGCAGGAACTCCTTGCGGGTCTGGATGTCGGCATCGGTCTCGACGCCCTTGGGCGAATTCCCATCGATCACCCCGAGGATTCCGCGGCCCTGGTCGGTCTGCGCGACGATCACCTCGACCGGATTGGCGGTGGCGCAGTAGATGCGGCAGACCTCGGGCACGTCCTTGATCCGGTTGAGGACGTTGATCGGAAACGCGCCGTCGAGGAACACGATGAACATGTGCCCGGCTCCAATCGCCTGCGCGTTCTTCACCGCAAGATCGACCAACTTTTCATCGGTTCCGGTCTTGCGGACGAGGCACGGGCCGGATGCCTCGTTGAACGCGAGCCCGAACTTGATCCCAGGCACGGTCGTCACCAGCGCCTCGTGCAGGTCCTCGACCGATTTGATGAAGTGGGTCTGACCAAGGATCAGATTCAATCCATCGGGATTTTCGATCTTGACGGTCGTAAGCTCCATGTCATCCTCCTTTCAATTTCTCGGCGATCGCCTCTGGTTCGAGGGCGATCTCCGTCTCCTTACCGGTTTCCATCTCCTTCAGCCGTGCCGTGCCGGTTTTTACCTCGTCCTCTCCGATGACGATCACGTAGCGCGCCTTGATCTGGTCGGCGTACTTCATCTGCTTGCGCAACGACCGGCCGCGGTAGTCGAGGTCGACCCTGATTCCCTGCCGCCTGAGCGCGTGCGCCAGTTCCACCGCTGCATTCCGCGCCGCATCCCCGATGGTGACGAAGAAGAGGTCGACCCCGCTGCCGGATTCCGGCAGGAGTCCGCGCGCCTTGAGCACCAGGATCAGCCGCTCCATCCCACCAGCGAACCCGACTCCCGGAGTAGGAGGGCCTCCGAGCTGGGCCACCAGCCCGTCGTACCGCCCCCCGCCGAGGAGGGCGTCCTGCGCCCCCAGGTCCGTGGAGACGAGTTCGAATACGGTGCGCGTGTAGTAGTCGAGCCCGCGCACGAGCTTGGGATGACGAGCTCGAATACGGTGCGCGTGTAGTAGTCGAGCCCGCGCACGAGCTTGGGATCGATCCGGTAGGGGAGGCCGAGCTGATCGAGGTAGCCCTTGACCTTGTCGAAGTGGTCGCGGCACTCGTCGCACAGGTAGTCGACGCTCCCCGGCGCCCCGTGGATGTGCGGCTGACAGATCTCGTTCTTGCAGTCGAGGATCCTGAGCGGATTCTCGGCGTAGCGGCGCTGACAGTCGGGGCACATCTCCTTTATCCGCGGGGCGAAGTACTCCCGCAGGGCATCGCGGTAGCGGACCCGGTCCTCCGGGCAGCCGATGCTGTTCAGCCGCAGCGACAGGCCCGTGAGGCCGAGCGATTCCATCAGTGTCCAGGCAAGGTCGATCACCTCAACGTCGAGCGCCGGATCGAGCGCCCCGATCGCCTCCACCCCGTACTGGTGGAACTGGCGCGATCTCCCCTTCTGCGGCTTCTCGTAGCGGAACATCGGGCCGACGTAGTAGAGCTTCTGGAACGGTTCGGTGTTGAACAGACCGTGCTCGACGTAGGCGCGCACCACCGATGCCGTCGCCTCCGGGCGCAGCGTCAGGGACCTTCCCTTCTTGTCCGGGAAGGTGTACATCTCCTTGTTGACGACGTCGGTCGCCTCCCCGATCCCGCGCGAGAACAGCTCGGTATGCTCGACGATCGGAGGGCGGATCTCGCGGTAGTTGAACGCGCGCGCGATCTCGCGAATCCTGGCCTCCACCGCGGCCCAGTACGGGGTCTCGTCCGGGAGGATGTCGCGCATCCCCCGCACCGACTCGTACGCCATCAAAGCTCCTTCAGCAGGTTCATCATCTCGATCAAGGCCTCGGCCGCCTGGGCTCCCTTGTTCCCGAGCTTGGTCCCGGCCCGCTCGATCGCTTGATCGATCGTGTCGGCGGTGATCACCCCAAATGAGATCGGAACGTCGACCTCGAGGTTGAGGCGGGCGAGCCCCTTGGTGATCTCGCTTGCCACGTACTCGAAGTGCGGGGTCGCCCCCCGGATCACTGCGGCAAGCGCGATCACCCCGTCGTAGCGGCCGGAGGCGGCCATCCGC
The Candidatus Bipolaricaulota bacterium genome window above contains:
- a CDS encoding adenosine-specific kinase, with protein sequence MELTTVKIENPDGLNLILGQTHFIKSVEDLHEALVTTVPGIKFGLAFNEASGPCLVRKTGTDEKLVDLAVKNAQAIGAGHMFIVFLDGAFPINVLNRIKDVPEVCRIYCATANPVEVIVAQTDQGRGILGVIDGNSPKGVETDADIQTRKEFLRKIGYKL
- a CDS encoding 6,7-dimethyl-8-ribityllumazine synthase, whose translation is MGKVYEGSLIGAGLRVGIVVSRFNDLITGRLLDGALDRLRRSGVEEEATDVAWVPGAFEVPKAAQRMAASGRYDGVIALAAVIRGATPHFEYVASEITKGLARLNLEVDVPISFGVITADTIDQAIERAGTKLGNKGAQAAEALIEMMNLLKEL